In the Sebastes fasciatus isolate fSebFas1 chromosome 12, fSebFas1.pri, whole genome shotgun sequence genome, TAACCACAAAGCTGAGTTTGCTGCAGTATTTAGAGCCACTTACCACACCAGAgtgacatgaaaaaaagcaatGACTTCTCAGAAACAATATATTATTAGGACCATacatcacacttttttttgtatgcAGATCCGCTACATTGCAAATATAGTGTTAATACAAAATGTGTGGCAATACTTTTAACAATATcagaaaaactgtaattactgttttattaattaCTATATTATCAAGCAATGTATGTTTCCATTGTTACACAATTATGACTTTTTGTTATAGGTAGTGAAAAGCTCCACCTATTATTTATCTACTACACAGTGTTCTAACAATAATCGTAGTAATGAAGGGTGTCAGTAATTgctatattcatttatttgtatttgaaaactatgcaggtttgaggttgcttttttacttttttaggCCAAACTCTCAGAAATTGGGTATAGTCCTTTTTAAGATGTGACTAATATAAAGAAAAATTAGCTTATTGTGTtatcttttttatgttttaatgttactaagaaacaaaaacagagaaaaacaaacacataaagcTCAATATTACCCGTAAACAAGCTTAACAGATGAGCAGTCTCCATGAAGAGTAGTAGTCGCAGTACACCATTCAGTAAGTCACCTTTTGACCTCTCAATTTCTGAAACACAGCCGCTGTAACAATGTTACTACAATTAGATTATGATCATTTTGTGATGTATAATTACGATGCTCTTTTACACTGTGACACAGGAAACTGTTGAAAATACTGAGCAGATGTTTAATGGTAAATAACGGTCATATATTATTAAGTCATTATGTCGCTGCAAAGCATCTAGAGGAGTCATTTTTTGACACTTAAAAACCTCAAGCACCAAAAGGTTTgattcattttcagtgaatcaCAACCACAGACTATTGTTCTGTAACAGTAAATCACAATGTAGGACTAAGTACTATGACAGTAGTTTTGAGAATTTGAAAAATTGTTTCTGGTTTCACAGTTTTCTTTGAGTGATATTGACAAGAGGGCTTACCTTGCCAGATGAGCTGCTGCATGAATGTATCTGCAATGATGTGTGTGCTCAAGCCCACCTTTTTACCACCACCTAATCCCCTCTACACCTCCCTCTGTTCTATTCAGTCTCAAACAGGAAACTTGCTGAGGTCGTTTAAAGCAGTCGGCCTGAACGGTGAGAAAACCTGAAAGAGAGGCTCTATTGCCTGTTTTCTAAAATCTGGTATAAGAAACACTTGTTGCACAGTACATGTTTAAAACACCGTGGTtagggtaaaatgcatttaaagatTGAAATTGAATACAGAATGTGAGATTGATGGAAACGTTCAGATACTGGTTTGGAAGAATACACACATGCAACTCTAGACATAAAGGAGAATGTAGACTGTTACttttgcaaaataaaatatattattgctttctctttgtgtttatatatttacagcCAGTTCAgtttgaacaaaaaaataaatgttaaaaataattcAATAGGCTAAACAAAATATGCcacactgtcaaataaatgttaaaCAGCAGGGCCTCTCCTTCACTTTACACATAGCATCATCATTATATGAGTAGAAACTAAatgtgaatatacagtattttatattattattagggcttaaaatatttaatcgcaattaatggcatgattgttcatagttaatcgcgataaaagtatttaattctcttatcaacatgggagtgggggaatatgtttgctttatgcaaatgtatgtatatatttattattggaaatcaattaacagcacaaaacaatgacagatattgatccagaaaccctcacaggtactgcatttagcataaaacaatatgctccaatcataacatgtcaaactgcagcccaacaggcaacaacagctgtcagtgtgtcagtgtgctgacttgactatgacttgccccaaactgcatgtgattatcataaagtgggcatgtctgtaaaggggagactcgtgggtacccaaagaacccatttacattcactgatctggaggttagaggtcaagggaccctttaaaaatggtcatttcagtttttcctcgtcaaaattttgcacaagtttggagcgttatttatcctcctttgtgacaagctaggatgacatggttggtaccgatggattccttatgtttttgtAGTTTGGCCTGCTCCATCCTAAAatttgcaagttgtgttaatttattaaagaaattagtgaagttaaaatgaatttgtgttaacgcgtattattatctttgacagccctaattattatacaTTAACACAATAGAAATTGTGAAAAATTGtcatcattattttcattattatgcacttaaaatgtgataaaaaatattgttagttCAGTGACACATAAATCTGTCAAGATCTTAAAAACCTCAGTAACTTAAATAGGAACATATTAATCTGTGAAACAAAATTTCTTTCATagttgacaaaacaagaaagataagatcagatattcctttattagtcccgcagtggggacattcgaagtgtacagcagcaaagaggatagtgcaaaaaacaagatgcatcggctaacacagtaaaaaaagagctaaacaaagtgtaacaaaatatgaaccatttaaatagaaggaagtataaaagcagtatatacagtattgacaataaacagactattaacaaaattgcacaagtggaaaatgatattacacagtatgaattacacctgagtagtaataatgataatgatattgcacagtcattatacagtatagtatatatataatataatataatacattatattacataatataatataaagcatacatacaatatatatatatatatatataatagaaagCATGCATACAAGAGAGTAAGACAGTCTGAAAATTATCTTTCAAAACTTAGCACAGCAATATAGAGCTGTGCTTTATTTATGCATAGAACTCTTGTCTTTAAATTTAACCTGGGCGTATTCACTTTCCACTTCCTTCTCCACATTTCCAGGCTTCACTGTGTCGTATAGAATTCCCATCTCTGATGCGTTCACAAAGCTTCTGCTCGTGCCTCCCACCATgcagctctcctcctccagatGGGATCTAACAGGCTGATGCATGTCCACACAGTCTTCTCTCGTCTTCTTCTTGCTCTTGGTCTTCCAATTCACAGAAGAGTAGATCACAtcatttccttcctttttctTCTCTGAGCTTTTACTGACTCCTTCTGCATTGTTTGGTCCAGAGCTTGGCAAGTTGGCGCTGTCTGGCTCAGAGACAGTTGCAGGCTGGGCgacatctgtctgtctcagtgCGTTGGTGTTCACATAAATGTCCTCTTCTGTTGTGTTTGGTACCTGTGCAGTTAAAGAGAAAACATCAGTTGCACAGATACTCTGCTAATCCGGTTTAATTAAGTAGAAAACTGCCTGGCTCTAAGTCAAAGTACCTCATTTCCCTCTCCACTTGTTAGAGGTTGGCTCATAGTAACTGCGCTGGTGTCACCTGTGCACTGACTCTTCGGAAGGTTACGCTGAGTCTTCTGAGCCCTGGAAAATACAGCAGAACATTTAACTTACAATTGTATATCTGAgtcatctttttttctcatttattaaTCAACAGGATGAAACTGTTGATCACAGAGAAAGTTAAAAACTTGGAGCAGAAAATGAAACTAATCTCAAGGGAATGAATTTAAACTTGTCTGGCAATCAGCATTTTAATGGCATGAGTTTTtgaagtgaaataaataaactgacagagCTTTCAAGAGTCATATGTGTTCAAGTTGCATGTGGATTAGAACAAATTATTAGAAAATCCCACAAATCATGTAATATGTCAGCAGAGAATAGTCTTGAAAATCAAAACAACATatggcaaacacagacaaactgCCTCTGCAAGGAGGAGCTACAGGGATATGATTGTCTGTTATATAAGTGCTAATTGACATGAAACCTATTTTAGTATTACCCACCAGTGTTGGCAGTGGATTTACCTAATAGTCTACAAAGGCAAACTTCATtttacacctcttcctaactggcAGCAATGcgaacatcagattgtttcagtttttcccaatgAAGATGTCCTCATCTGCTCCGTGCATCAGCGAACAGGCAAAGCAACATGTCGCTTGCCCTCGCTCTATTTATGGGAAGTTATGCGCACCCCCATTCTATTTTCACAGGTCAGAATCGCCGATGACATTTAATCAATATCACTCTCTCTTTGTAAAAGTGAATGACATCACTCCATTCGCCAGAGTTCACTCAGCGCTGcatgttaggaagaggtgttatAATCTCTGCATTATTTTGTAGAAGACCCAAACAAATACTGCAAACTGTCAGTATTTATCACAGagttaagaaaaaaagagtcaGTGAAAGAGTCAGTAAAAGTTAGCAGAACAATAACTGTTATGTGTTACATTTTGGTGTCTCAAGCTGTTAGCCTACCTGTTCACAAACAGCAGAGCACatactagtactagtagagcAACAACTGTGGTGATGAAAACTGGCAACgtcactctgtctgaaacgtaCAAGAGACAATGGAAGATTAGGATAAAGAAGTAATTCAGACAAGAGATAGTTCTTCTGGTAAAACTttggacatactgtatagtaCTGTAAAACTCAGCTTGGTGAGGTGTTACTTCAGGTcacattaaacacattaaaaaagtaAGTACTTACTCCTTTATACCTCTTTTATCAAGAAAGAAGTATCTATGAGCAagtagtgtgtgtatatatatatattagggttgccaatcgattaaaataagcAATTACTTATTCATAGATACGTCTTTCTTGATAAAAGAAAGAGGTATAAATGAGTTAGTAGTCtatatatgtgtacatataagtattaaagaaaagaaaaaaaaacatgtcagtaaATTAATTTACATAGTAGTCAATAGTATCTCTAATTAAATatggtttgagtcattttaaaggtgctaaatgagaTTAGGAGCACATCTATTGGGGGCAGTGACTGACCTTGTGGCTCGGAGTTAATGGtgctaaataattaaaaaaaataatccattcACCTATGTactgtatcgcaatttttttttttttttttttttttacgatttggaaatagatttttttaatgccagaatcgatatatttgcttgagtctatacggaggtagaaggaagttgccgcttttattgttgtagtttgagtaacgtgatgtcatatcagttccgtatccatcaaaaccattccgtatccgtcatatccgttccgtatccgtcaaccaacaCAAACCGCAGCTGGCCGCAACCAAGGCcaatggaaaggaggctgggtcacgcgtcatcaacgcgtcataactttgggggtataacacatgcgcagtgaaatctggcctgcactcgccaaaattgagccaatcgcaatgcacgaccgcagcttcagttacactgtgcatgtgttataccccaagacccatgtcggcccgtgacccagcctcctttccattaGCCTTGGCCGCAAAGAGGAAGTacaaaacagcggagggtccaCATGGATaagacctgcaccctcacattttaaatccgaATTGAAAAATCCCAAGTGGttaacactacacatccagtaaagtatggaaacactttgggtttcacacattgcgagaaaagcagagctagacatcatggctaaagctgcatgctaaagcgacttcattctctgctcaggtagacgttactcctctatatctttaaataacaaatatttttttgctgctatattaatgctctggatgtaAAATAGAGAACCTTCAAAAGTGATGTTAAACATACTAGATAGCTTGAAACAGGGCGTTTTAACACCTCCAAGAGTCACACCAGATATTTCGACACACTCTTACACAGGCATACAGACAGTGACAcccaaattaaaaatgtgtgaaatttGTCAAATATCAACATTGCTTTCAAAAATGCAGTCTTTTCTAGTAAGgctctctcattctctcactctctttgtGTTCCCGGCCCGTTTATAGTGCCTGTATTTTGTGTGAGCGAGCGTCCCGCTCCTTGAAAGACCTTGCTACTAATTTAAGAAGGTGACATGATGGTAAAGTTGCAGAACAAAAAGAAGTAACACTATATTTGCGCTTCTACCAAGACACCCTGGCTCCTAATTGAAGCCTTAAACGTTTTATTTACAAAAGCGTACGCTGGTATAGCAGTGTTGAAAATATAAAAGTTTGATGGATGATACTAATCCTGGGGCCGAGGTACAGTAGactgtatttcattattattactacgaTTATTACTGTGGCTGTAAAAATAGTTTTGAGAGGCATTTCTGATTCAGTGTTTGAAACAAAAAATGAGGCAGCATATACTCACTATGTTAAATGATAATAGGAATAAATTCAACAGTGAAAATATTTAGAGTCTTTAAAGTTCACCAGAATTTctagaaatcctgacggcttccAGCTAACCAATAACATTTACAATCAGTACACAAAATACAGACCGTGACTGTGTGCAGATGTTTGAGGCTCAAGGCTGTAGATATAAAACCGTTGATTGGCAGATCCCAGAGAGTTGGAGCTGCGGCAGAGCAAGGTGGAAAGATCCCTCTCCTGTGGTTGATTCACAGTGATGATGCTCCTCAGACCTGTGTCATTCAGAGGCTCATTGCTTATTAAAAACATGccagtgtgattgacaggtgaccCATCCAAATACCACTCTAAAGTGGGAGAGGGATTTCCCACGGTGCTGCAGGAACAGTTGAGCTGGGCTGCAGCTTTGGTGCAGTCAGATGAGGGCAGGATCTGTGGAGCAACTGTAAAGCATgtagagaaaacacacaagTTTGGAGTCAAGTAAAGTCACGTTTACTCAAGTTTGCAAAAATGAATGACAAGATGTACTGATATGAAATAATTGTTGAAAAGTTGTGGGTGAAGACTAtcatgctgattattttctataCGTTGGGGGGCTTTATTGTGAATACATGAATTGTTTGTAGCCATTTTAACCCAGGGCTAGGTTAGTTTGAACTGTGAGCTAAGTTtcatataatgtgttatttaaataaaatgtgtttcttgaTGCAAGAGATTGatcaataaaatgtgtaaattaaagtaataaataaaggcTAAGCAGACCACATTAACAGCTTAATGAAAAACTAGATAAAACATTAGATGAACTTTTGAATCAATTTCAATCAGTTTACTGAAATATGACTTTATGCAAAGTAAAACTTCTGAAATGTAATACTTACATTGAACATCTATTTGAGTGAGGTTGGATCGTCCAGCTCCAATGTCATTTTCAGCCTGGCAGAGAAAAGAGCCGTCGTCTTTAGATGCTTTAATGGTCAGAACATGTCCGGTCCCAATAACAGTCTCCTTGCCTCCGTCAGCTCTGTACCAGGTGTAGTTCCTTACTGCTGGGTTGGCAGTACTACTGCATGTCAGAGTCACATTACTGCCCTCTGGTACTGGACCTGAGGGATGGACTGACACTGTGGTGTCTTTGGGGGaatctgaaaaataagtaaTGAAACATAAATATTATTGGTATGTGTTACATTGTCTGTTGTAGGTTCTAGCTTCTAATATCTTTATTGTAATAGAAACAGATTAAGAATGCTGacagcatttatttttaaactgcaTCTGATTAATAAAATACTGTTTTGTCCTGTTTCCCAACTATTCTAAAAGTCCAATATATAAATCTGGTGTTTTGAATCCAGCCCTAATTGGTATTGACGTTAGGGATGTGCATTTCAAGCAAAATTACTATTCgataatcactgggaactagtCGATTCTTCAAAAATCCCTACTCTACCTTTTCGCTGGAAAATTatggaaaaaaactgaaattaggACCAAAACGGATGTATATTTAGGGATTTGTAGAATAATTGATTATACATTGTGCAAAGGGTAAAACTATTATACAAGTATAACAATGATCATACGCCTGAAAACACTGCTGAATCAATAATATACTCTTGAAGTCAAAACATGGCAAGTAGACCATTAGTTATTGAACCTCAAATGGTCAACAAAGCGATTAATACCAGTGTAAACTCAAGTTTCATGAAAGCATCAAGAAACGAGTGGTGAAATGTTGGTTGGCTGCTTCCATTTGAAGGAAAACTtggaggagcggcttgtcactaaaatgagaGAAGCGCTGGTCCATCTCTCGATTGCACTacgacactcgctaacgttaagcacacaacctacgcacgagttattccttaaaggagtttgctactggtataacacattttagttttaaaatattaaaaatacataattctcAGATGCTTAGGCCCGCCGGTGTGTCAACTCAGGTCTGGTGGGACGCGGGGCTTGTAATACACTGGCGGTCACCATTATGTTGAAGTTGTCCTCTTATTGGTGTTGTCAGATTTATAAAACCAATAAATCTCTGTAAAGACtttagaatgttttttgttagagctgcaactaattatgaatttcattattgattaatctgctgattatttttgtcaatttattgattaatcataGTGGCTTTAAATATCCAAATAAACCAGTTAATGACTAAATCTGTTAATTAAATCAGTGCAGTTTGTAAAGATAGACCTATCAGGGTGTATAGAACACATAAGTTTGAAATTTGATACATACACTGAACATCTATATGACTGAGGCTGGATCGTCCAGCTCCAATGTCATTTTCAGCCTGGCAGAAAAACGGACCGTCGTCTTTAGATGCTTTAATGGTCAGAACATGTCCGGTCCCAATAACAGTCTCCTGGCCTCCGTCAGCTCTGTACCAGGTGTAGTTCCTTACTGCTGGGTTGGCAGTACTACTGCATGTCAGAGTCACATTACTGTCCTCTGGTACTGGACCTGAGGGATGGACTGACACTGTGGTGTCTCTGGGTGAATCTGCAATATGAATAAAtcatttgtgttatttataagTTTAACGTAATCtcattttacataaaataaagaaagattatgtcactttttttcttgcttttttggCACTTGTTGGACTGTTTTTAAGCCTATAATAATTCATTTAATTAAGCTAATTGAAATGCATTAACTTGATTTTAGAGGTGTGGCAACCATATGATGTTGGCAATAAAAGCAGTCTAAATTCAAAGCTATCATTTAACCATCGGTGCTAGTAAGGACAAATAATCTCACATGAAATATCAGCTGTTAAACTTGTGCTAACAGTTGACTCAGTGCTGCCATCTTGTTTGTTGTAGACGGCAGTACAGGAGATTGTCTTTCCATGATGGTGGTGAGAAGCATTGAAGTTCACAACAGAGGTCTTGACTTTAGTTTTGTCCTGATTCTCCTGCAGTGTCTCCTGACTGTCACCCAGGCCGGAGGTCCATGTCAGATTTGGAGGATGAGACGGAcagggagctggagcagagcaCATCAAACTCACTGAGGTTCCCTCCTTCACCTTCAGTGTGGACGGAGTCAGAGTCGGTCTGGGAGGATCAGCTGGTGGGAAGGTACATATGAACCAGTCACTAAATAAACAGtcatttctctccatttttATGCTATTTGCCAAATGCAATGAATGCAAAACAAGGTCAAATCAGTTCTACAAGGGAAATGAATGACTGAAGTGCAAGTAAACAGACTTTAAAACCTACCTTTGACTGATATATTGATTTTTTGTTGAGTAAAACCATATTTCAGAGCATTGTTGCATTCTACTCTGAACCAATAGTTATCGCTGTGAGCAGGTTGCATGTTGTTCAGGGTTGTGGTGCAGTCTTTATTTCTtagtctttttgtttgttgtggaTCACTGCTGTCAAACACAACAGTCTTTTGATCATTTATCCATACTGCTTTACATGTGCTATCTAAGTTCGATTCATGTTGGGCTGTTACGTCAAAGGAGCAGGGGATGGTCACACAGGATCCACTAAGAACCTCTATAGTCTTCGGCAGTAATGCTTTAAACTCTCCACACAGGGCACCTGAAACAcaagaaacaaaatgaatacTACTTTACAGTCATGAGGAGTTTTTGCTAAAATCTTACCACTAAACCTTATTCTTAGAATAATCCAAATTGACGACGGCAAAGATTAAGCTTTGTTCCCACATTGTTTTTCCTCTAGATGTTTAATTTTTCACCAATCAGATTTAAGTTTTAAGAAAAAGGCAGCAGAATATAAATGCTTCACTAACATTGCATAGCTATAGTTTTTTATAGAAAGAACTTCAACTCACCTTGCAGCAGTGAACCGATGAGGAGAGTCAGAGCTGCAGCCATCTTTGTGTGTCCGGAGAGGCAGAAACTCTGGAGATTACACATTAACACTCACATGTTTAGTGCATTTCATCCCTAACTAACTTTTTATAGTCAGGTTTATGTTGGAGGCCACTATTGAATGCAATATTTGCAGAGGTTGCAGATGGAGAAATGTTTTGCTGAGTCTATATTTCTTTTTTCGATCATCAATACAGAACATCCATGAACGCCGGACATAACCAAATAACcgtaaaggtgctaaatatggaattgggagcatttctattgcctctcaaagGCTCTGTACATGGCGACAGCAAGCCGGTgactcgcagctaacggtgctaacagagctaacagtgcaaacaacggcgaaAGTACTGACAGGGATAAATGTTCACCTGACACcgggacggcattatcagctg is a window encoding:
- the LOC141778354 gene encoding myelin-associated glycoprotein-like; the encoded protein is MAAALTLLIGSLLQGALCGEFKALLPKTIEVLSGSCVTIPCSFDVTAQHESNLDSTCKAVWINDQKTVVFDSSDPQQTKRLRNKDCTTTLNNMQPAHSDNYWFRVECNNALKYGFTQQKINISVKADPPRPTLTPSTLKVKEGTSVSLMCSAPAPCPSHPPNLTWTSGLGDSQETLQENQDKTKVKTSVVNFNASHHHHGKTISCTAVYNKQDGSTESTVSTSLTADISYSPRDTTVSVHPSGPVPEDSNVTLTCSSTANPAVRNYTWYRADGGQETVIGTGHVLTIKASKDDGPFFCQAENDIGAGRSSLSHIDVQYSPKDTTVSVHPSGPVPEGSNVTLTCSSTANPAVRNYTWYRADGGKETVIGTGHVLTIKASKDDGSFLCQAENDIGAGRSNLTQIDVQFAPQILPSSDCTKAAAQLNCSCSTVGNPSPTLEWYLDGSPVNHTGMFLISNEPLNDTGLRSIITVNQPQERDLSTLLCRSSNSLGSANQRFYIYSLEPQTSAHSHDRVTLPVFITTVVALLVLVCALLFVNRAQKTQRNLPKSQCTGDTSAVTMSQPLTSGEGNEVPNTTEEDIYVNTNALRQTDVAQPATVSEPDSANLPSSGPNNAEGVSKSSEKKKEGNDVIYSSVNWKTKSKKKTREDCVDMHQPVRSHLEEESCMVGGTSRSFVNASEMGILYDTVKPGNVEKEVESEYAQVKFKDKSSMHK